A region from the Hydrogenimonas sp. genome encodes:
- a CDS encoding LemA protein, with protein sequence MMQFLIAAAIVLLIGVLIYNTLVSRRNQCDNIFATIDALLRKRYNLIPNLVTLMKESMKYEKGLLEKVTELRAKAMQQDLTPEQKMAIADELTQPLHGIMVAVENYPELKANENIVQLMRSINEIEEQIAAARRAYNQAVTDYNNAREMFPSSLIANRFSFEPRPLFEIPETERENIDIKELLKR encoded by the coding sequence ATGATGCAGTTTCTGATCGCCGCCGCTATTGTTTTACTCATCGGTGTTCTTATCTATAACACACTCGTATCCAGAAGAAACCAGTGTGACAACATATTCGCAACTATCGACGCTCTTTTGAGAAAGCGCTACAACCTCATCCCGAATCTCGTGACACTTATGAAAGAGTCGATGAAATATGAGAAGGGACTTCTCGAAAAGGTTACGGAGCTTAGAGCGAAAGCGATGCAGCAGGATCTTACGCCTGAACAGAAGATGGCCATAGCCGACGAGTTGACACAGCCTCTGCACGGAATCATGGTGGCTGTCGAGAACTATCCGGAGCTCAAGGCGAATGAAAACATCGTGCAGCTCATGAGATCCATAAACGAAATAGAGGAGCAGATAGCGGCGGCCAGGCGAGCTTACAACCAGGCGGTTACAGACTACAACAATGCACGCGAAATGTTCCCCTCCTCTCTAATTGCCAACCGGTTCAGCTTCGAACCCAGGCCGCTCTTCGAGATTCCGGAGACCGAACGTGAAAATATAGATATCAAAGAGCTTCTGAAGCGG